From one Streptomyces sp. SCSIO 30461 genomic stretch:
- a CDS encoding (2Fe-2S)-binding protein: protein MKITLNVNGAEHTLDVEPRRLLADVLRDDLALTGTHLGCEHGICGACSVLMDGRPIRSCLVLAVQCDGNSVRTVEGLAGPDGEPHPLQCAFSAEHALQCGFCTPGFLMTAAGALEADPGLADHPEAIAGVVGSGICRCTGYEPIRRAIARAARDQKGTTAWHRGV, encoded by the coding sequence ATGAAGATCACACTCAACGTGAACGGTGCCGAACATACCCTCGACGTGGAGCCACGCCGCCTCCTCGCCGATGTCCTGCGCGATGATCTGGCGCTCACGGGTACGCACCTCGGGTGTGAGCACGGCATCTGCGGGGCCTGCAGCGTGCTCATGGACGGTCGGCCGATTCGCTCGTGTCTGGTGCTCGCTGTCCAGTGCGACGGCAACTCGGTCCGCACCGTGGAGGGCCTTGCGGGGCCCGACGGCGAGCCCCACCCGCTGCAGTGTGCATTTTCGGCCGAGCACGCTCTCCAGTGCGGATTCTGCACGCCGGGCTTCCTCATGACGGCAGCCGGAGCACTCGAAGCCGATCCCGGCCTCGCAGACCACCCGGAGGCCATCGCGGGCGTTGTCGGCTCCGGCATCTGCCGGTGTACCGGCTATGAACCCATCCGGCGCGCCATCGCGCGCGCGGCCCGTGATCAGAAGGGAACCACCGCCTGGCACAGGGGTGTCTGA
- a CDS encoding MFS transporter, with product MHRLSVRFEIVMVQLVAVLAALDQTSVSTALPTIVDDLGAVADLPWVVTGSLLAVTVAGPFWGKLGDMYGRVRVLQFSLVVFLMGSFLCGAARGMSELIVFRLLQGVGSGGLLVLSLALIGDLVEPRDRGRYQGMVSGLYAAASGVGPLLGGALAQYTSWRWLFYVNGLVSAAALGALLVTLRSGKSRRIAHTIDYAGSLALAALTSLVVLAISLSADASAGRWKAWQVMMLVVIVALLVALFVSVERRAAEPVMPLGLFSNPVFSLMALMAFLIGVARSAATTYLPVFLQFIRDVGPLGAGLYLLPTIVGYTTGAVVSGKLVTRTGRCKPYLIMGTALITIGSLGIHQFTTRTGDPWLICAFLLLGLGIGMTLPVLVLAAENAVDYSQIGVTIAGVTYFRSAGQVIGVAAVGAVFTIRLGTHIAETGIAQQDIPSGFDPATIRDNPALLHSYTMSITEAFLGAVLLGAVVFICSWLLKEQPVKPAVTVPDVSQTLGSAPVERTSLEEIERSLSVLGSRQAQRSLHQRIAQASGLGLAPTACWLLLRSSQRAHVEPSSLAAGGVVTGDAIEAAVEQLCDRRLAVMENDLLVLTDKGRDTAVELAHACRQALAELLGDWDPEQYADLARLLTDLSERLLGDEPP from the coding sequence GTGCACCGCCTCTCCGTGCGGTTCGAGATCGTCATGGTGCAGCTCGTCGCTGTTCTCGCGGCACTCGACCAGACAAGTGTGTCGACGGCCCTGCCCACGATCGTGGACGACCTAGGGGCGGTGGCGGATCTGCCGTGGGTGGTGACAGGCAGCCTGCTGGCCGTCACCGTCGCAGGCCCGTTCTGGGGCAAGCTCGGCGACATGTACGGCCGGGTGCGGGTCCTCCAGTTCAGCCTCGTGGTCTTTCTGATGGGCTCGTTCCTGTGCGGGGCCGCGCGGGGGATGTCGGAGCTGATCGTCTTCCGGCTGCTGCAGGGAGTGGGAAGCGGCGGCTTGCTGGTGCTGTCACTGGCGCTCATCGGTGATCTCGTGGAACCACGCGACCGGGGGCGCTACCAGGGGATGGTCAGCGGGCTGTACGCCGCTGCCAGCGGTGTCGGCCCTCTGCTGGGAGGAGCACTCGCCCAGTACACCTCATGGCGCTGGCTGTTCTACGTCAACGGGTTGGTATCCGCAGCAGCACTCGGCGCGTTGCTTGTGACGCTGCGTAGCGGCAAGTCCCGTCGCATCGCCCACACCATCGACTACGCGGGCAGCCTCGCCCTCGCCGCTCTCACCTCCCTCGTGGTCCTGGCGATCTCGCTGAGCGCAGACGCCTCGGCCGGAAGATGGAAAGCCTGGCAGGTGATGATGCTGGTCGTGATCGTCGCGCTGCTCGTCGCGCTCTTCGTCTCCGTCGAGCGCCGAGCGGCCGAGCCGGTGATGCCTCTTGGCTTGTTCAGCAACCCTGTCTTCAGCCTGATGGCGCTGATGGCCTTCCTCATCGGCGTCGCCAGGTCCGCCGCGACGACATACCTCCCGGTCTTCCTGCAGTTCATCCGTGACGTCGGTCCGCTGGGCGCAGGGCTCTATCTGCTCCCGACAATCGTCGGGTACACGACCGGGGCCGTGGTGAGCGGGAAGCTGGTCACCCGCACCGGCCGCTGCAAGCCCTACCTGATCATGGGCACCGCGCTGATCACCATCGGCTCACTGGGCATACACCAGTTCACCACCCGCACCGGTGACCCGTGGCTGATCTGTGCCTTCCTCCTTCTCGGCCTCGGCATTGGCATGACGCTGCCCGTCCTCGTCCTGGCTGCGGAGAACGCGGTCGACTACTCGCAGATCGGTGTCACCATCGCCGGCGTCACCTACTTCCGCAGTGCGGGCCAGGTGATCGGCGTGGCAGCCGTCGGCGCCGTGTTCACCATCCGGCTGGGCACTCACATCGCGGAGACGGGCATCGCCCAGCAGGACATCCCCTCCGGCTTCGACCCGGCTACGATCCGGGACAACCCGGCCCTCCTCCACAGCTACACGATGTCCATCACCGAGGCGTTCTTGGGTGCCGTCCTGCTGGGAGCGGTCGTCTTCATCTGCTCCTGGTTGCTCAAGGAACAACCGGTCAAGCCCGCGGTGACGGTTCCCGACGTGAGCCAGACGCTGGGGAGCGCGCCGGTGGAACGGACATCACTGGAGGAGATCGAGCGCAGTCTGTCGGTACTCGGCAGCCGTCAGGCGCAGAGAAGCCTCCACCAGCGGATCGCGCAGGCATCCGGCCTCGGCCTCGCCCCCACGGCGTGCTGGCTCCTGCTGCGGTCGTCCCAGCGGGCTCATGTCGAACCGTCGAGCCTGGCAGCGGGGGGCGTGGTGACAGGTGATGCCATCGAAGCCGCCGTGGAGCAGCTCTGCGACCGCCGACTCGCGGTGATGGAGAACGACCTGCTCGTTCTCACCGACAAGGGCCGTGACACAGCGGTCGAACTCGCGCACGCCTGCCGCCAGGCCCTCGCCGAACTGCTCGGTGACTGGGATCCGGAACAGTACGCCGACCTGGCGAGGCTCCTGACCGATCTCAGCGAGCGGCTGCTGGGCGATGAGCCGCCCTGA
- a CDS encoding FAD binding domain-containing protein, translating to MKPAPFDYVAPRTVAEAVDALGDTGRKAQVLAGGQSLILEMHLQRVRPDLVVDINRIRELGGLSVEDGELRVGALVRHAAFESAEAAPGPLGTLLSRAVVNIAHPPIRSRGTMVGSFGWAHPASEWCAVGAALESTVEMTGPDGTRSIAAGDYFLGPHRTERRPDELITAVRLPLLHEDTGVGFLEHRRTEFCFAQVAVAVALTVNAGAISRARIGLANSADHPVRARTAERLLVGADIGPLTAGARLHDDHLFAHAGRTAAQEDAAPVDEPYADVEYKRQAVAVLVARTLLEAAADQRARLAVREGHQ from the coding sequence GTGAAGCCCGCACCCTTCGACTACGTGGCGCCCCGCACAGTCGCCGAGGCCGTCGACGCACTCGGCGACACCGGGCGCAAGGCCCAGGTGCTCGCCGGAGGACAGAGCCTGATCCTGGAGATGCATCTGCAACGCGTCCGGCCGGACCTTGTCGTCGACATCAACCGCATCCGGGAACTCGGCGGTCTGAGCGTCGAGGACGGCGAACTGCGCGTCGGCGCGCTGGTCCGCCACGCAGCCTTCGAATCGGCCGAAGCCGCACCGGGCCCGCTGGGCACACTACTGTCCCGGGCCGTGGTCAACATCGCCCATCCGCCCATTCGTTCCCGTGGGACCATGGTCGGCTCCTTCGGCTGGGCCCATCCTGCATCGGAATGGTGCGCTGTCGGCGCCGCCCTGGAGTCCACGGTGGAGATGACCGGTCCGGACGGCACACGATCCATCGCGGCCGGTGACTACTTCCTCGGGCCGCACCGCACCGAGCGCCGGCCCGACGAGCTCATCACCGCCGTACGCCTCCCGCTGCTTCACGAGGACACCGGCGTCGGCTTCCTCGAGCACCGCCGTACCGAGTTCTGCTTCGCCCAGGTCGCCGTCGCGGTGGCCCTCACGGTGAACGCCGGGGCGATCAGTCGTGCCCGGATCGGGCTGGCCAACTCCGCCGACCACCCGGTACGGGCCCGCACCGCCGAGCGGTTGCTGGTCGGCGCCGACATCGGCCCGCTCACGGCGGGGGCCCGACTCCACGATGACCACCTGTTCGCCCACGCCGGTCGCACCGCTGCCCAGGAGGACGCCGCACCAGTCGACGAACCGTACGCGGACGTGGAGTACAAGCGGCAGGCCGTCGCCGTCCTGGTCGCCAGGACACTCCTCGAAGCGGCAGCGGACCAGCGCGCCCGTCTGGCCGTGCGAGAAGGACACCAATGA
- a CDS encoding xanthine dehydrogenase family protein molybdopterin-binding subunit, with amino-acid sequence MTQWTRREDERLLTGKGRYVADIDVPGCLEAAFMRSTVAHGLLRAVDCTVAREVPGVLGAWSAADLPYLPPVAMFDRLSTDDAVAGREWPALVKDRVRYPGEALAVVLGEDRYRAEDGVAEVNATIDPLPAVVTPSAALDDSVRLFDGLSNIALRGEAGKPVDPSVWQDAAVVVEAAYRQQLLLPSPMECRTILAVPEGDRLTVWAGHQTPHRLARSLALSLGWSADRIRVVVPDTGGAFGSKSAMFPEYVVVAYLAVRLGRPVRWIEDRSEAMLVATRGRGQDQTVRLAADAEGRLLAYELTIDADAGAYPQLGVTMPMITASMATGAYTTPQVHATLRSVLTNTMVTYPYRGAGRPEATTALERTMDLLGRRLGIDPVELRRRNFIPSDAFPYETPTGRRYDSGNYSAALDLALETLGYEKWRAEQSRRRDDPDSLPLGIGISCYVERSGGEVGLLHEFGSIEAHEDGTFTARCGAASSGQSHETLFPALVAGALGVPETQVRLIEADTGEQSEGVGSFASRSAQVTGAMFQHAAGLLVQEARERAAESWGSPVDEVEWANGRVHEASGGSAAMSLGDLVKATGPLRVGDRYETSAAFPFGAHVAVAEVDPDLGTVNVLRLVAVEDCGVVLSPAVVHGQAFGSAVQGIGQALYEGVTFDDAGVPCLANGFLDYPLPTFAEIPPIDVKGTCTPNPGTQLGAKGAGESGCIGVPAAIVNAVADALQITRPGRLQTPLTPDRVWRAARAPGEDGGVR; translated from the coding sequence GTGACGCAATGGACAAGGCGCGAGGACGAGCGGCTGCTCACCGGAAAGGGCCGCTACGTCGCTGACATCGATGTGCCGGGGTGCCTTGAAGCGGCTTTCATGAGGAGCACGGTGGCCCATGGCCTGCTGCGGGCAGTGGACTGCACCGTGGCGCGTGAGGTGCCGGGCGTGCTGGGGGCCTGGTCCGCCGCAGATCTGCCGTACCTCCCCCCGGTCGCCATGTTCGACCGGCTGTCGACGGACGATGCCGTCGCGGGGCGGGAGTGGCCCGCGCTGGTGAAGGACCGGGTGCGCTACCCGGGCGAGGCGCTGGCGGTCGTCCTCGGAGAGGATCGGTACCGCGCTGAAGACGGGGTCGCGGAGGTCAACGCCACGATCGATCCTCTGCCCGCCGTCGTGACACCGTCGGCAGCGCTGGACGACTCTGTTCGCTTGTTCGACGGACTGAGCAACATCGCCCTGCGGGGCGAGGCGGGTAAGCCCGTCGACCCGTCCGTCTGGCAGGACGCCGCCGTGGTGGTGGAGGCCGCGTACCGGCAGCAACTGCTGCTGCCCAGCCCCATGGAATGCCGCACGATCCTTGCCGTACCCGAAGGGGACCGGCTGACGGTGTGGGCAGGGCACCAGACGCCGCACCGGCTCGCTCGTTCGCTGGCCCTGTCGCTGGGCTGGTCCGCCGACCGGATTCGGGTCGTCGTCCCGGACACCGGAGGCGCCTTCGGGTCGAAGAGCGCCATGTTCCCCGAATACGTGGTCGTCGCCTACCTGGCCGTGCGGCTCGGACGGCCCGTCCGCTGGATCGAGGACCGTTCGGAGGCGATGCTCGTCGCCACTCGGGGCAGAGGGCAGGACCAGACGGTGCGGCTCGCAGCTGACGCCGAAGGTCGGCTGCTGGCCTACGAGTTGACGATCGACGCCGATGCCGGTGCCTATCCGCAGCTCGGCGTCACCATGCCGATGATCACAGCGAGCATGGCGACCGGTGCCTACACCACCCCGCAGGTTCATGCGACCCTGCGTTCGGTGCTCACCAACACCATGGTGACCTACCCGTACCGCGGCGCCGGACGCCCCGAGGCGACGACCGCGCTCGAGCGCACGATGGACCTGCTCGGCAGGCGGCTCGGGATCGACCCGGTCGAGCTGCGACGGCGCAACTTCATCCCGTCCGACGCCTTCCCGTACGAGACGCCGACGGGCCGCCGCTACGACAGCGGGAACTACTCCGCGGCTCTTGATCTGGCCCTGGAGACACTCGGCTACGAGAAGTGGCGTGCGGAGCAGAGCCGCCGCCGCGACGACCCGGACTCACTGCCGCTGGGTATCGGAATCTCCTGCTATGTGGAGCGCTCCGGCGGTGAAGTCGGCCTTCTGCACGAGTTCGGCAGCATCGAGGCCCACGAGGACGGCACCTTCACCGCGCGGTGTGGTGCGGCGTCCAGCGGCCAAAGCCACGAGACCCTCTTTCCCGCGTTGGTCGCCGGGGCCCTCGGTGTCCCGGAGACACAAGTCCGTCTCATCGAGGCAGACACCGGCGAACAGTCAGAAGGAGTGGGATCTTTCGCCAGCCGGTCGGCACAGGTCACCGGCGCCATGTTCCAGCACGCGGCGGGCCTCCTCGTCCAAGAGGCCCGCGAACGAGCGGCCGAGTCGTGGGGATCGCCAGTCGACGAGGTCGAGTGGGCGAACGGCAGGGTGCACGAGGCATCCGGTGGTTCGGCGGCCATGAGCCTGGGCGATCTGGTGAAGGCGACCGGGCCGTTGCGAGTCGGGGACCGGTACGAGACCAGCGCCGCGTTCCCCTTCGGCGCGCATGTCGCCGTGGCGGAGGTGGATCCGGATCTGGGCACCGTGAACGTCCTGCGGCTCGTGGCCGTCGAGGACTGCGGAGTGGTCCTCAGCCCCGCGGTGGTGCACGGGCAGGCGTTCGGATCAGCCGTGCAGGGCATCGGCCAGGCTCTCTACGAAGGCGTGACGTTCGACGACGCCGGCGTTCCGTGTCTGGCGAACGGGTTCCTGGATTACCCGCTGCCGACGTTCGCGGAAATACCACCCATCGACGTCAAGGGCACCTGCACACCCAACCCCGGCACACAACTGGGCGCGAAGGGGGCGGGGGAGTCCGGCTGCATCGGCGTTCCGGCCGCCATCGTCAACGCCGTTGCCGACGCCCTGCAGATCACCCGGCCCGGGCGGCTGCAGACACCACTCACGCCGGACAGGGTCTGGCGGGCCGCGCGCGCCCCCGGAGAAGACGGAGGGGTCCGGTGA